The DNA segment CACTCGCATCGTCGCCGTGAATGGGCACCCCGTCTCCGACATGGGCGACATTCAACGCCAGGTACGGCGGATGATCGCCGCCGGCGGCGGGCAGGATGCTCCGGTCATGCTCGATGTCGAACTCCCGCCGACGGCCATGTCGCCGGAGCCCGCAACGGAAAAGATTGAGTGGCGACTCACGCCCGAGCAGTACAGAGCGGTCGCTGATGCCGGCTGGGAGAGTCCTATCCCTGGCGCGCTGTTCGAGCCCGAGTACATCCTGGACAAGGCGGAGTCGCCGATTGGTGCGCTGCGGAAGGGGCTCGAACGGACTCGAACGGTCATGCTCAGCACGTACATCACGTTCGCGCGATTGTTCCAGGGCTCGATCAAGGTTCAGCACCTGAAGGGTCCCGTTGGCATCGCGCACGTCGGCACGCTCCTGGCTCAAAAGGGCTTTGTGTGGCTGCTGTTCTTCCTCGGGTTGATCAGCGTCAACCTCGCGGTGGTGAACTTCCTGCCCATCCCGATCGCCGACGGCGGGCAGTTTGTATTCCTGCTCTACGAGGCGATCTTCCGAAGGCCGGCGTCGGTCGCTGTGCAGAACTTCGCTGCGATCACCGGGTTGGTGCTGATTGTCGGCTTGTTCGTAGTCGTCACGTTCAATGACGTCGTGAACCTCTTCGCCAGCGGTCGCTAGTCCCCCACTCGCCGCTGCCACGCGCCCGCCCCACGCCAACAAACGCTGGAGGATTGAGTCTGATGGACGTCGGCGGCCTGGCACTGCTCCTGCTGCTCGGCCTGGCGATCATGTGGGCCCTGGTCGTGTGGTTCACGGTGCACGCGCTCACGCACCCGCCGCGGCGGGGCCTCGCATGGGCCCTTGCGCGATCCCGACCGGCGGACCCCGCGGCATTTGCCACTCCCGAGGGCACGGCCCGGCCTTATGAAACGTGGTCGTTTCGCTCTCGCTGTATGGAGTTCCCCGTGTGGGATGTGCCCGGCGACGATGAGTCGGGCCCGGTCCTGATCGTCACACCGGGGTGGGGCGACTCGCGGGTGGTCATGCTCTCCCGGCTGCCGGCGCTTCTGCCGGTGTCCCGCCGCGTGGTCATGTGGGACCTTGCCGGGCAGGGTGACAGCCCCGGAATCGGCGCGCTCGGCACCCGCGACGTGGAAGACCTGTGCCGACTCATCGAGACCGTTGCAGAGCGGGGCCTGGAGGCAAGGGTTCTCCTGTACGGGTATTCGCTCGGCGCCGGCGTCTCCATCGCCGCCGCGGCGGCCAGCGAGTTGGTCGCCGGGGTCATCGCCGAGGCGCCGTACCGGGTGCCGATTGACCCGGCAAGGAATGTCCTCCGCAACGCCGCGCTGCCGCACGCGGCGACGCTCCGCCCGGCGCTGGCCCTGCTCGGAGTCCGGCTTGGGCGGGGGCTGAC comes from the Phycisphaeraceae bacterium genome and includes:
- a CDS encoding alpha/beta fold hydrolase; the encoded protein is MDVGGLALLLLLGLAIMWALVVWFTVHALTHPPRRGLAWALARSRPADPAAFATPEGTARPYETWSFRSRCMEFPVWDVPGDDESGPVLIVTPGWGDSRVVMLSRLPALLPVSRRVVMWDLAGQGDSPGIGALGTRDVEDLCRLIETVAERGLEARVLLYGYSLGAGVSIAAAAASELVAGVIAEAPYRVPIDPARNVLRNAALPHAATLRPALALLGVRLGRGLTWAFDPAYGGFDRARLAERLRCPLLVLHGSDDEVCPVEDAREVTRAAPKSRLVELPGAGHLDLWEHPPSAAAATSAIALFTASLSEAWSPADR